The genome window ACGGAACGAGACATCGGCGTTGCTGATGCGGTATTCGCTCAGTACCGCTTTCACTTCGTCgtggtcgagcttggtgagcgGAACAgtgttggtgatggcgatACCACccttctccttcttgcGCACAACAATGTTGGGTGGCTTCTTGTTGAGACGGATACCGAATCCTTCCAGTTCGTTCTCGATGATCgccttgtccttgagcgGTTTGCCCACGTCGAGAACGATGAAGATCAAGTTGCAAGTTCGCGCGACCGCGATGACCTGTCTACCACGACCCTTGCCGTCCTTTGCACCCTCGATGATACCTGGCAAGTCGATGATCTGAATCGGCGCACCGTGCACCTTCATCGTTCCTGGAACCGACGTCAACGTGGTGAACTCGTACGCTGCAGCTTCCGACGTTGTCCCTGTAAGCCCGGACATCAACGTCGACTTTCCAACCGATGGGAATCCTACGAATCCTACCGAGGCAACACCCGTCTTAGCAACATCGAATCCGATACCTGGTCCACCGCCTCCGCCACCCGAGGGGGTGATGAGCTCTCGCTTCaacttggcgagcttggcacgCAGCTGTCCCAAGTGGTACGACGTAGCCTTGTTCTTTTGCGTCTTGTTCATCTCATCTTCGATCTCCTTAATCTTTTGTACCGTCGTCATGGTGGTAGAAGTTCTTGCACGAATTCGAGTCCGGCACCGCTAACGTGTTTTGGAAAGAGAGGTGTGTTGGGTGTGCAACTTATTCGAACCAGTGTGGTGAAAGTAGATGCAGGTCAGCGTTGCAGGTTCGAGCTGGGCAATGATGCTGCAAGAGGTTGTCGATGATGTCAAGGACGGCCAATCCTGCAAGAGAAAGCTCAAACGCGAAAGCTTCTAAGGTGTGCAAAAAAAAACGACCATCGCCTTGCAAAGGACGCTGGCTCAAGCATCGGGCGTTGAGCTTTTAGTGCAAATTATcacaaaatcacgaaagtCTCCCGCCCGGCATCTCAACCGATCGGGCGATCGAGCACAAGCCTAACACGTCGGAAAAttcgactcacgattcacgattcgtgatttgtcTGTGCGATAAcccaattcacgattcacgattcacgattcagtgatccacgattggTCATACTCCCTCATGACTGTATAATCCGGGGAATTCAcgctcgcttcgcttgTGCCTTTCACTGGGACGAGATACTTTCACTTTGACGCCACCACTCGTAGTAGCACCGACAAAATTTCAAGTATATAAAGATGATGGAGCCAACGACAAAGCCGACCCAGTAAGTTGACCAGATCGATGATGTATACGACCATCAGAAAGCGGTGGCTCACCGATAATGATTGCGCACTGTTCCGACCTCACGTCTCCCAATAGCCCACCTAAGGACGACCCGATCTCtgtcgaggagctcaagcagTACGACGGCACGGACGAGTCCAAGCCTGTCTACGTCGCTGTAAAGGGCACCGTGTTCGATGTTTCGCCCAAGCGTGAGATGTACAGCCCTGGCAAAGGGTACCACATCTTTGCAGGCAAGGACGGCTCGCGCGGCCTGGGAATGTCGTCGCTCAAGCCTGAGGATGCGGTTGCGGACTACAGCACTCTCGATgacaagcagctcaaggtGCTCAATGACTGGGTAAGTCTCTCTACTCTCTTTCTGTATCCATAGTGAAAGGATGTGATACTCATCTCTCGGTCTCCGTCTCCTTTGTTGCTCTTGAACACAGCACTCGTATTACACAAAGCGATACAACATTGTCGGCAAGGTCGCACAGTCATAAATTAGTCACACGTTTAAGTTGTCATTGAATCGAGACAGAACAAACAAAGTACCACTGCCACGTCTGTGTTGCACCAAGTGTGTATAaagctctctctctctctctcatGGAGCTAGGCGGTCGATACTCCATTTGTCTTCATTCGCAGCAACTTGGCTCTCAATACTCCTCGTATACCTGAATCTGTCGTGCAACCGGTTTGGTCGGCCACACCAAAACTCGACCTCGTCCGGTACGATTCTGTAGCCGCCCCAGAAGTCGGGCAGGGGTACATCAACGCGCTTCTCGTCCCCTTGCCACTTGTTTGCCTCGTCCAGACCAGCGGCGCCGGGAACGCGGAACTTGGACTCCACCTCTTTGACCTTGTCTTCCAGTTCCTGCCTGGACACGATCGTACTAGACTGTGGACTGGCCCAAGCGCCGATGCGGCTACCCAACGGACGCGAGTCGTAGTACGCCTTTGACTCTTGTGCGCTGAGTTTTTCGACGCGGCCGCAGACGCGGACAGACCTCGAGAGTTGCTTCCAGTAAAACGTAAGCGAAGCATACGGATTCGCTTCCAACTCTCGTCCCTTTCGAGAGCTGTAATTGGAGAAAAACAAGAAGCCTTGTTCGTCGACTtgcttcagcagcaccacgcGAGAAGACGGTCGTGCCACTCCGTTCTCAATAGCGACTGTAGAGATGGTCATGGCTTCAGGTTCAGTTACGCCGTTCTCATTGGCGTGCTGAAACCACCGGTTGAATTGGACGATCGGACTCGGCGAGAGATCATCTAGTTCCAAGCCGCTGGTTCTGTATTGGTTGTGAGATGTGATCGCCGTCGTGGTCGCATCTGTTGCCCTGACGTTTACATCCATTTTGAAGCAAGTCGTTGATGCGTCCCTCGCCGGGGAAGTTGGAGAAAATCGGCGTGTAACAACGAGCTGGGTGCAAGTGGAGAGGCAGAATCGAGATCGAATCGCTCGCGTCAAttgcaacagcatcagcctGGGTAATTGTGAGACCGAAGTATGATGCCGTCGCGATCAGCTCGTGCTTTCAAGTGGTATAGAAGATCGGAAACAGGGTCGAGCCAACGTTGGAATAAGCAAGGCTGTCGTCTTAGCTAAACGTGAATAGCTACCGAGTCACACTTGTGAGAATCCGAGTCGGAAAGACAGCTCGTGCGCGAATGAATTTCAGGCTCAGCTTTTTGTGAGCCGagccacaatcacgaatcacgaatcacgaatcatggTTTCCTCCACCTGCTCACTCTTTGCAGGCTCGTTCGCCTGTCCGTGCCACACCATGTTTCTCACGAACAAGTCAAAACTTTGTAGTCGTTTCATTCGAACGCACCACGAGTCATTGCAGACACGACATCAGGCAATGCAGATGAGCAGATTCAGTCCGATAAGAAAGAGATCGCAAACGCCAAAAGCTCAGATATGATGGCTAAGATGGTTCAAATTGATTGCAATACATGCGAGAGCGGTAACGATGCTAAGGAGCACAATacaagatgagcaagaAGGCTGAAGTATCTACATCCAAATCAAGTTGCGACGAGAATACGGAACGTCATTTGACAATACTAGGGGCAAAAGGCAACGAGCGCTGAGAAGCAGGTACAAGAAGGCTATCAAATCCTCGGCGTATCATCGTCGTGGGAGTGACGACCATGTCCCTTGCTCTTGGTGTCGACGTCATCGTCCAGCCGGATCGTTACCTGCGAATCTTTAGCCGCATCGTTCTGCCTTGCATCACGGTCcctgctcgtgctcggcCGACCAGTTCCACTGTAGCCATACGAAGTTGGACTTGTCACTGGGCTCTTGCggtcgtcgtcaaagtcACCTTCTATGTCACCACGTTCATATCCAGGAAGATCGCGGTGGCCGTCTGTGCTGAACGCACCAGGCGGTGGACCGGCGGGCGCAGAGTACGGGCCAGAGCCGTACGGCGCAGGAGGATAAGAATAGGCTTGTGCTTGCGACTGAGGGTCGTAAGGTGCCGAGTTGTATCCGTTGGCATATTGAGCACTGGGTGGTTGCTGATGGTGGCGACGCTGCCACCAGCCAAAGTTGGACTCGCGCACTCGAACAGAGTTTGGATCGCGCAGCTGACGGACAAAGGCGAAGCTGAACATGACGAAAGGAATGCCGAACAGAATGGTGACGACAAGCCAGACAATTTGCCAAGTCGAGTCGTACCGCCACGAGCTGTTGCAGTAGTTGGTAGCGTCCTGCGGCGACATGACCGTACTGCTGATTGATTGGCCCAGCCAGTTGTAGCCGGACGAGGAAGCAACTGTGCCCGTGTTCCTAGCAATGCAGTCATCGATGATGCGACTCTTGAACATGTAGTGGCCTGCAATGTTGAGCACCTCGCAAGCGATCACCAGCGCAAACCCAGGTAGCGTGAGCTTGGAGTAGAGCGTAGCGAGTTTGAGGTTGGCCTTGAGAGCGCCTACGAAGCCGAGAACTTCGAAGAGGGCAACAGCCATGAGAAGTGCGCCCGTAAGAATGTCAAAGAGATTCATTGTCGCATTGTTGCCAGTGTGTCCGATATCTTTGAAGTTGGAGATGGATACAAGCAGGAGGTAGAGGACAGTGCAGAACGTCGtcacgagcagcaccggcCGGAGAGAGTAGGGATACACCTTTCCGATCACATTGGCATAGGCAGGAGGAGGTCCAGAGTCAGGTGGTGGCCTGGTCTGTGTATAGGTCGGGAGATAGGAGAGCTCCGGCACTTGCTGATCTCGTGCAGGCATGTTGGGTCGTAATCAAGTCCATGCGATACGGGAACGTCCAGTCGATGAGCGATGAAAGCCCTCGCTTGCAAGACGATGTCTCGAACAGGCGGAGATGATCGTTGAAGGTAGAGAGGATCAGAGAGGTGATCACAGATGGATGCGAGTTGAGACGAGTTGAGGCACGACTGTACAAAGAAGGGGTCCAAACCGGGTCCAAAGCCCCAATCGAGAATCAATCGTAAATCCTGTCGGAAAGCAACATCAGGCTGTGCAGCTGActgacagtcgtgaatcgtgagtgtttTCGCGCTGTGTTGAGTTCGCACCAAGTTTTGTTTTGGACTTAACTTACGTTAGTTATCAGCTTATCCGTCTCCTGTGCGGCTAGCTGGTGTTTTTGGAATCGCGATGCCTACTCACAAGTACACAGATTCGCTTTCGGTGCTCTGTGCTCCACGTGTTCGTGTTCTTTCTTCACGCTTAGGGCTTCACTCTTGTTAAAATGATTTCATCGGACTTGCCGAGACTTGATTTCTGATGACCTAACACCGGTCCCCGTGCCCAAGCCcaaaagtcacgagttaaaaatcgtgaatcacgaatcacgaatcacgaatgttcACGTTAgtcgcagtcacgaggCCCAtcccagtcgtgagttgctgATAGCCGCGCTTggcgccaacgctgcaAGCACAGCCGCGAGACCGTGgaattcatgattcgtgattggcaaTTGTGAATGACCTCCACGCAaagaacagcagcaaatTCCTGTTGCGCCTCATGGTGCACCAAACGAGCCTCGCGCGGCGTTCTGTGTGATGCCTTCGCGAGAGTGccattcgtggttgctAGACGAGGTGGACTGCATTGCCGCACCTGCGCCGCTTGCTCGACCCATGGAGAGCCACACAGGCAAAGCCCCTTGGTACCGGGCTCTCAACCAAACACGATAACCGAGTCGTGTGCACCGTTGCAAAGTGGCAGCCAGGCTAGGCTGGCTTTTGGCGCCACGGGCGCGTACATCAACGATTGTTTATACACTCCCCCACACCACCGCCTGTCCATCAACAAAAGCCCTGTTATCTTTGTTTGTGGGCTGTTATCATGTATTACTGCCGGGCTTAGAACACCATTTAAAGGTGGTGAGGCGATCGAGCCCCCGGCAGAAGCGCGTCTTCTTTTCCCTCCCTCGCAATCAGACCCTACCTTGCTCTCCTGCTTTGCGATCACTGTCAGCTCTCCACACAACTTCTTCAAGTCGATATGGCAGTCAAGCTATTCAAGAATGCGATCTTCTTTACAGCTCAAGCCCAGGAGCTTGAGGCCGCATCCTTACTCAAGCAGGACTACACAGACCCTGCAGCCCTAGCAAACCGCTTCGCAGAATGCATTGCTGTCGACGATAGCAAGCTCGCCTACGTCGGTGATGAAGCTAGCATTCCCTCTGAGCTCAAGGAATGCGCAGAGGTGGTCGATCTGGGTGGaggcaagctcgtcgtgcCCGGCTTTATTGATGGCCACACCCACTTGCTCAACTTTGGTCAGTCtctcgacaaggtcgatGTGGGCAAGTGCAAGAACCTCGAGCAGATTCAGCAAAAAATCAAGGAGGCTGCCGAGGCAAAGCCCGATGCACCGCGGATCCTTGCAGCCGTGTGGATGCAGAACACCACCGATGGCAAAGCGCTAGCTTCTTGGATCGACCAAGTTGTACCTGATCGTCCAGTCTACATTGAATCCTTCGACTTGCATTCGCACTGGTGCAACACGGCAGcgctcgaggagctcggTATCACCGACGAGACCCCAGATCCCGAGGGTGGAAAGATCGTACGTGATCTAGAAACCGGCAAGGCTTCAGGACtgttgctcgagatggccaaCATTCTTTTCGTTTGGCCCAAGCTAGCTAACCTGGCATCACAGCAAGAGCAGGAGGCGAGCTTCATGCGAGCCTGCAATTCGTATCATGAGAGCGGCTTCACCGGTGGTATTGACATGGCTCTGGACTCATTGTCGTTGGACTGTATCCTTCGGGTCAAGGAAAAGAGGAACGGTAATTTGCCGATCCGTGTAGCAGCGCACTGGCTTGTGCGCCCCGAGACCGACGTTGATGCGTGCATTGAACAGGTCAAGCATGCTTACGAGCTCAGCAAGAAACACAACGACGAGTGGTTCCGTATCGTTGGTATCAAGTTGGTCTGTGACGGGGTCATCGACAGCTGCACAGCCGCGCTCAAGGAGCCTTACTACAACAAGACGAATGCCGAGCTCATGTGGCCACTACCTCTGCTTTCCTCGGTCGTCCAGTATGCGGACTCGGTCGATCTTCAAGTTGCTATCCACGCCATCGGCGATCTGGCCGTACACACCGCTGTTGAAGCTATCGCAACGCTCGGTGACAAGCTGGCAGACCAGGGTCTATCGATTCGCGATCGTCGACATCGCATCGAACATCTCGAGCTCACTGATCCCAAGGATGTtgagaagctcggcaagctcggcatcacAGCGAGCATCCAGGGTGTGCACTGTGATCCAAGCATCATGGAAGGATGGTGCAAAATGATCGGCGATCCGTACAACGAGGGTCGCTGTGCGAGAGCGTTTGCCTTTCGCGAGTTTGTCGAAGCTGGTGCGCCCATCGCACTCGGCTCGGACACCCCCACGGCTCACCATTGGATCTTGCCCAATCTGTACACCGCCGTCACGAGACGCTCGGGCAGAGAGCCAGACCTGGATCGCAGAACAACACCACAGTTTGCGTTGCCGCTTGCAATGGCAATGGCTGCAGCAACATACGGCGCCGCACACAGTTGTAAGGCAGATACATGGGCGGGTACGCTCGAAAAGGGCAAGAGCGCTGATTTCGTGGTTCTCGACACGAACCTGTTCAAGGAACATGGTGGAGGAAAAAAGGAACAGACCATTCTGAAGACTAAGATCCTGCAGACTTGGTTGGCAGGAGAGAAAGTGTATGAGAGAACCGAAACGGGGACCACCAAGAAAACCGGCAAAACAGGTTGCACTGTGCTGTGAACGCTCAGAAGCCTTGCTGCTGAATTCACACCACACACGGGTACCGCGGTCACTCACAGTGATCAAGACACGTACACATCAGAATCGTAGACAACATTGACAATACACTGAtaaccaaaaaaaaaattgCGTCTCGGAAACTCTTACCCACATCTTCGTGCGGAATCGTAAAACCATTGCGTTGCTTGTAAAGATATCGAGAGAAAAGGCCCTTGGGCGGACGTTGACCAAATAGGCGGTGCATGCATGTCAGGCGCAGCCACTAGGCGGTATTGCGTTGGGTCATCGAGTTTTTCACTGGCTTGAGAACCGATCTATCGTTCGGATCAAAGCCGACGGCGAGCAGCGTGGGCAAAATGCCACTGTCTCCTGCAACGATCTGCGCCGTGCCAGCATCGGGAAGCTGGCTAGGATAGATGTCCTCGATCGGTCTTGGGCTCGGGATCGGTGCAGACAAAGCTCCtagcaccaccatcatcataAGCGAGACGGCGAAAAAAGCGGCCATCTGGTGGGACCTCATGTTGTGGCTCGGGAGTTTGAATGAGTTGAATCTGAACGTGGAAGATGCGCGACTCGATTAAGGTATTTTTGGACGACGTGGCCAGCACGATTGGGCAAATTGTATGTTATGCGAGGGCCTATATAAGTATCTTGTGGGCCGAGAACGGGGATAGCTTGAAAGAAAATCACGTCAAGGTTGAGTGCACGGTGATGACAAAAATGTGTGAGAGCGTTGCTTGGAGATGAGgagaggatggtgatggaAGTATGCGGAAATCAGATATGCTGAATGTTTGTGTTTTGGGCGAATGGGGATGGACAACGCAAAGCGACATCGTATATGTACCTCTTTCTCCCTGGCGAGCCACCACTCCTCATTCGAGTAATCAGCTAGAATCCCTTATCAACAGACACAAAAGCACTTGAAATACCGATTGTCCCTCATTTCTTTGGCCAGTTCTTCATAGCAAGTGCAGATTGAGGAGAGCTTTCTCAGGCCCTGGGTGGGTTGTCTCCGCTAAGCAGCTCCTGCTCTAGCCCGATTTGGGAATTTACACAACGGTACACGTCCGGGACAAAAGATTGCCAAGCCCACTGTGATCCGCCCTGAACAGGAACACGAGTGGGTAGCTGGGGCCCGCCTACGTGCACAGACGCGGGGCACGAAGCTGAGCGGAACAATGTACTCTAAGGTCACGACAGAAATCTGCAGAGACCGAAGAGGCACTTACTGTATGTGACTGGCCTCGATCTTCAGCGCAGAAACGCAACGAGCTGAGGCAAAACGTGAGATGAAGTCGGCGGTCCGGCTGGAATTTCGCTCTCTAACTCTTGCCTGCCTGCACACCACCAGAGGCCTTGAACCTCGCAGTTGTGAAACCGACACCGAGGGCCGTCTGATTCAGCATGCTCAACAGAAAGACTTGGCGTGCATTATCGACGTCGTATGCGACTGCATGCGAATCAACCTTGCTATCAGGATTGCAAAAGGCTCCCCCGCCAAGTGCGGGTATCCTTTCGCCAGATGCCTCGACGCCTCTGGGGCCCCTTTTTTGCTCATTGCAACCTGCTGCATGGTCACGATGGTAATCACATGTGCTGTCCATTTCACTTCTTGGTGAAGATGACAATGTGCTGTGGCCGTCTCATCGACACACGTCGGCGCGGTGAGTCAAATTCGCCGAGGGTAAGGTCCCAAAGAAACTCGTCGAAGCGACCTATACTTGAGTGTTCTACCTCTATTAGTGGTACGCGGGTAGAGCCACGACGATGTCTTCGTATCTGACAAGAACCAAGCAATTGCCGCAAACCCACCTTTACTCCTAAAAGCGTATGAAGACGGCATCTGGGCCCAAGAGTGTCACGATTTGGAGCATACAACAAACTTTCGATCCTGGCTCGCGATTCTGCCCAAGCATAACGGACAAGCTTTATGATAGCATCTAGGTGCAGTCGCCGTGACAAATCAGTTCCAATCTTGCCGATTGAGTTACAGGTATACGACGGCCAAGACAATGCTGAGCCCGGGGCGCATGGCGCAGCTTCTGGACGCATCGGTCCGCTTCTGCCAAAGACAAATACGATCGAGCGATTGTTACTACCACTCCATAAGATTCCGGCGGAATGAATCTTGACGCTTTCGACAAGGTGACCGCTAGACTTCATCTGTGGGACTTCTATTTCTGCTCTGCAATCTGcgtaagtcgtgagtgtcggtCGCCTTGCGCGTAAACACGTCCGGGATAGTGTCAGAGTGCACGACCAATTCGGATTGCCAGTCACCGATCATCGTCTCGTTCCGGTAACGATAAACAGCGAGCTTTGTCACGGCTCAAGGTACCCGACCAGCAAGTACACCATTTGGTTCGGTCCAATTCGCCAAGGCAGTGCTGATATGACACAATCATCACTGGAAACTCGGTGGGTTGCAAGTGAAGCTGTACCATTGGAGACGAGTCCCCTTGCCACATCCTCGGGTAAGAAGCTCTATCCACTGAACAATATCTGCTTGCTTCCGCTATGGATACAGTGTCGAGAGTGGAACGACTAGGGTCGGGCTACCGTAACACCCAGCTAAGAACAATAATCTGCGACAACTAGGCTCTGGAAAAGTGATTGACAAACCATCTGGTACCATTGGGCCCACCGTCGTCGCGCACCACCATGCCCGTCTTGCTCTCAATCATATCCATCATCTCGTTGATGAGCAATATTGGCACGTCCTCCTTTTCAGCAATCTCGAGTATTGATGCTCCGGCACCCCAAGGTGATAGATTGTCGCCATAGCTCGCCTCTTCCGTCGATGCTGTTTGATCGCTTGccgccgagatggaccCAGGCTCAGAGATGCGAAGCGACTGTGCCTGCTCGATGCGTTTCATCTTGTGCTCCCATTCAAGCGTGTCCAGATAGTGCAGGATGCGCGAGGTAAATGCATTGTCGCTGTACCTGGGTGTGTGCAGCACCGAGAGGCCCGATCTGAACGTCTTCATGTGGATGGAAGGCGACGTCATATCCGGAAGGAAAGTGGCGGCTGAGCGTAAAGCTTGCGGTGGTACCAAGGCAACACCACGCGCTCTGTTCCACACGCACCACACCTCGTCGAGGCCGACCAGCCCTCGACCTTGCAAATTGTCATCAGAGA of Mycosarcoma maydis chromosome 7, whole genome shotgun sequence contains these proteins:
- a CDS encoding putative ribosome interacting GTPase, with protein sequence MTTVQKIKEIEDEMNKTQKNKATSYHLGQLRAKLAKLKRELITPSGGGGGGPGIGFDVAKTGVASVGFVGFPSVGKSTLMSGLTGTTSEAAAYEFTTLTSVPGTMKVHGAPIQIIDLPGIIEGAKDGKGRGRQVIAVARTCNLIFIVLDVGKPLKDKAIIENELEGFGIRLNKKPPNIVVRKKEKGGIAITNTVPLTKLDHDEVKAVLSEYRISNADVSFRQDANIEELIDVIEGNRIYVPAIYVLNKIDSISIEELDLLYKIPNSVPISSQHWWNVDDELVEKMWQELSLVRVYTKPRKAAPDYSSPVVLKTGRSTVEDFCNAIHKEIIKQFKFAMVWGKSAKHPRGQRVGADHVLEDEDCVTIFKR
- a CDS encoding uncharacterized protein (related to DAP1 heme-binding damage response protein), which codes for MMEPTTKPTHPPKDDPISVEELKQYDGTDESKPVYVAVKGTVFDVSPKREMYSPGKGYHIFAGKDGSRGLGMSSLKPEDAVADYSTLDDKQLKVLNDWHSYYTKRYNIVGKVAQS
- a CDS encoding pyridoxamine-phosphate oxidase PDX3 (related to pyridoxamine-phosphate oxidase); amino-acid sequence: MDVNVRATDATTTAITSHNQYRTSGLELDDLSPSPIVQFNRWFQHANENGVTEPEAMTISTVAIENGVARPSSRVVLLKQVDEQGFLFFSNYSSRKGRELEANPYASLTFYWKQLSRSVRVCGRVEKLSAQESKAYYDSRPLGSRIGAWASPQSSTIVSRQELEDKVKEVESKFRVPGAAGLDEANKWQGDEKRVDVPLPDFWGGYRIVPDEVEFWCGRPNRLHDRFRYTRSIESQVAANEDKWSIDRLAP